A single region of the Streptomyces virginiae genome encodes:
- the bioD gene encoding dethiobiotin synthase gives MSVLMVSGTGTEIGKTVVTSAIAAAAVAAGRSVAVLKPAQTGVGPQEPGDAAEAVRLAGPSVTAVELARYPEPLAPDTAARRSGLATLSPAQIAEAAQRLSQDHDLVLVEGAGGLLVRFDEAGHTLADAARLLGAPTLLVAQAGLGTLSSTTLAAEALRARDLIGSGVVVGSWPRIPDLAARCNLADLTKSSGLPLLGAVPEGSGTLTPDRFRASAPTWLAPTLSGTWSADSFLATWAPPPYLPAAPDPAGV, from the coding sequence ATGTCCGTATTGATGGTGTCCGGCACGGGCACCGAGATCGGCAAGACGGTGGTCACGTCGGCGATCGCGGCCGCCGCGGTGGCCGCCGGCCGCTCGGTGGCCGTGCTCAAGCCCGCGCAGACGGGTGTCGGCCCGCAGGAGCCGGGGGACGCCGCTGAGGCGGTCCGGCTGGCCGGTCCCTCCGTCACGGCGGTGGAACTGGCCCGCTATCCGGAGCCCTTGGCCCCGGACACGGCGGCCCGGCGCTCGGGTCTGGCGACGCTCTCCCCGGCGCAGATCGCGGAGGCCGCGCAGCGGCTGTCGCAGGACCACGACCTGGTCCTGGTGGAGGGCGCGGGCGGGCTGCTCGTGCGCTTCGACGAGGCGGGCCACACGCTGGCCGACGCGGCACGCCTGCTCGGCGCGCCGACGCTGCTCGTCGCCCAGGCGGGTCTCGGCACGCTCAGCTCCACCACCCTCGCGGCGGAGGCGCTGCGGGCCCGGGACCTGATCGGGTCGGGTGTGGTGGTCGGCAGTTGGCCGCGCATCCCGGATCTGGCGGCCCGCTGCAACCTGGCGGACCTCACGAAGTCCTCGGGACTGCCGCTGCTGGGCGCGGTCCCGGAGGGCTCGGGAACCCTCACGCCGGACCGGTTCCGGGCGTCGGCCCCCACCTGGCTGGCCCCGACCCTCTCGGGCACCTGGTCGGCGGATTCCTTCCTCGCCACCTGGGCCCCGCCGCCCTACCTCCCGGCCGCCCCCGACCCCGCCGGCGTCTGA